The Quercus lobata isolate SW786 chromosome 9, ValleyOak3.0 Primary Assembly, whole genome shotgun sequence region TAGAAATGGACTGGATATAATATAACGAATATTGATCACATAACTTCGATGCCAAAGTGTGCTATACTCCGTAGGAAGCTTCTTCTATTGAAAATATGGTCTTTCAAAGACTCATATTCACCCATGTCCAGCACTTATTTCTTAGGGAGTGCATCATCTACCCGTAATGAAATAAGAAATTATTCATTAGCATGGgggttactattttttttttctttcacttatAGACCAAATTATGATCCAAATGGTCCACTTCATGACTGAAGCAATGATAGCTCTGCATGACAAATCTGGAACTTGGGATTTCTGTGTTGTGATAATCTGAGAGATTGAAAAGGCCACTCCTGTCGATTTGATAGGCAACATTGCTTTGGCCTTTTCATTATTTAGTTATCTTCCTCCATTCATAAGAAACTAAGTTGAGACCGTATCTAGTGTATTTCCTCCATGTCAATTACAAAGAAGTGACGCTTTGACATTGATAAGAAAGAAATGGTGGAAGTTATGTATTATCTTTTCTCAAATTGAATTCTTTGTACGTCAGGTATAATGCTTGATAATTTGGTGTGAAGCTGTATACGATtgctctatgtgtgtgtgtttacaTGGAgacttgagtttttattttattttatttttggttacaGTGGGCTGATAGAGAAGGAAAGACCCCCCTCATTGTGGCGTGCATGAATCACGAATTGTTTGATGTTGCCAAAACTCTGATTGAATTGGGTGCCAATATCAATGCTTACAGTCCTGGTATGCTTATGAAAGTACTTACATTATTCAATGAGTCattggttattattttataaatggtAGTTGCTATTTGGCTATGTCATTTTTAAAAGTCAGTTATCTCGTTGCATAACATATACAAGGCTATTCATGTTTAATTTGATTCATATTTGAATTATAAACCAGTAATGATTAATTTATATTAATGCTACCAATAACAGAGAAAGGTAATAAGTTAAGCTTGTATGGAAGTTTAGCCAATAATACTACTATGAACATGTAAGTTGATTTCAATCTtcttcattatttttgtaataggGCGTCATGCAGGTACTCCTTTACATCATGCAGCAAAAAGAGGCTTGGCACAGTCTGTTAAGTTACTTCTTTCCCATGGAGGTTTGTAATAAACTAGTAATGTGGGTTATGTCTTTGTTGCTGTAATAAACCTATAAATTATCTACTAGTGTAACAATTATTTGTTGCAAATTGAAAGACCTAGTCTATTGATTCATGTTTTAGCAAAAGCTCTGGTGAGGGATGATGATTCTCAAACTCCACTTGATGTTGCTAGAATAAACGGGCATACCAGTATTGTTCGTGAGATTGAGGTATGCTTGACAGATGTAGAAGTAAAAAATTACTCAAAAGTTTTCTATCTGTATCTGTATGGTTTCATATGGTTaaagttttactttttatttgttgCATTTTAGAAAAGCATTTGCTATTTCTCTGGCTGGCTGCGGGAATTTTATGGTCCAGgctttcttgaagcattaatgCCTCTACTGTTATCAAGAGAAATGTTTGTATAgtgttcattttttattttttgttaattcattTCATGTTATGCTCTTTGCATAGAATCATTTTTCTTGTAAAAACAATGTTATGTCATTAATATTCCAGCACCACTGGGACTTTGCCAATGCAAATTATAGATTCAAAATCTACTCTTACTTTCAAAGGGAAATTTGAAGTGTTCTGTTATTATAAACAATGCATATACATATGCACTGATTAGAGTTCATTACTTGCAGTTGGGTTGTTGTTATACCTTGGGGTTCCAGTAATTCTACAATGCCTCGCAAAATGGAGCTCTTCATTTATCCTGATTTGCAGGTACAGCAGAACGTAATTGGGGAGCTTTTTGGTAGTATTATGACCTGAATTTCATTGTTTGTTGAAATATATTGTCTTTTTTGTTGCCAAAACCTGTTATGAAATTGTATGATGATGAGAGAGATTACCACAGTGTGGCTAGCATGATCCCAAGTATGGCTTAAAAAGTAGAAGTGTAGTATGATCCTAAGTATTGATAATTCTGTTGACATTCCCTCCTCAAATTGGAGCATAGATGTCCCTTTTGCCTTTCTTGCATGCAATGATAACTGTGAGCATGTGTCTTAGCCTTTCTTTCTAGGTATTCACTTGGTCACTTAGTTGCTCACCTGTTTGTACTTAAAAGGCACgaattaaattgaaaatgttCTATGATAGAAGAAACTAAGAAAGGCTTCTTATCTATTTGCCTTATTagtcccttttctttttttaatctctttattCTATTTTTGTGTCATTTAGGGagattttttatggaaaatatttttttattggtaagtaacACACACACTCTGTCGGTCTTGAACGCATGACTTTACCCTTCTTATTATTAAGGGAGGAGGAAatgtcatttgagctagagctcattggcaagtTTTGATGGGAAATCTTGTCTACCATACACATCTCCCTCatccctttatttttatttttatttaaaataagcAATATtccttaatttcatttaaatttaaattaactttttgGGTAAAGGAAAGGTGGGCTTTGATGGATGGTTTACTCAATTCAGTCCTTGTTCAGTTGCCCAGTCCTCCTCAAGATAGATACCAATAACTATGACGGCATCATGTATTCATACTTATTGTCATTGAAAATGTTGCTATCTATCAGTTATGAGAGAAAAGTCCTGATTTAAGGATCCAATACAACATGCTTATAGGTTCATCTCATGTGTAAAAATTCATGTCCCAAAATGGTCCCTTTCCACTTTTTAATAGTTCCCTTTAAGTAGATAATGACAGTGTTAGTTGAACTAGCATTATCCACCATCGTAGTGAAAATGCCATCAATATTCCTATAGCAGAGAAGGATGAAGCACAAAGATAATTACCCATTCTCATGCCATGTGGCAGTGCCAAAGAACCACATAAATAAGTGAGAAATTTATTTCTGCAGCAACAATAATCAATCAGCCACCAGCCATCAACAGGACTGCTGAGTGTGGCTCTACCAACTCAAACACTACAATTTGGATCCAAGTAAGATTTTTAGAAACCAAATGATGCATTTAAGAGGTAGTTTAAGATCCTTATAGAGGGGGAAATCCTCACTGGGAAAACCATGATGAGCTAGCAAAGCCCCTCTCTGGTGGAAAATCTCGAAAATTTGTTGAGCCATCATTACAACAACCTCAAATACTGGTTGGCTAGAAGCTGAACTTGTAGATTATTTCCTTCTAAGAGTTGTGTAATATGTCTTATGGTTTGTTCTTCAAATTATAGGAACTTTCTTACACTTTCATATGCTACTGTCATTTATTTGTTTCAAACTGTAATTTTGATCAATGAACAGACAGCACAGCCTTGTACAGTTATTGCTCTTTGGAAGGCCAAAATTGAGGAACCCAAGTTTCAGCAAAAGGATCCGGAACTCATTATATTTGACCAGCCTACTAGTAATTTCTTGCCGATGAAACTATTTTCTCTGGATCATTtataatggaaatattttttacataaataattaatttatgtgGACCCTGAAGATTCtctatttttaatgattttcttGTGATATAAATGCTATTATCATGATGTCTTAGTCTAAaacttttttgctttcttttatgGAATGGGGGATACCTATCTTTTTAGTAGATATTTTGTAAACATAGAACTGAAGCAAACGGTGCTGTAGTCTTGTGACCTGGTTTGCTCTTAGCATGCCTACCTGCACGGAGAAATGGAACTTTTGAATACTGAATTGGCTGTTTTTATCTTTGAAGTGATGATAATCATGTAAGTAGCATGTCACCTCTCTAGTGCAGGTAGCAATATCTTAAACCTGGCATACCTTTAAAAGTGAATGTGTCTAACCATTTATTTTGGCATTCTGATGGTCtcactttcatttttatttttttactttaaattattatcattaaaaaaaaataagttgtactTGGTATCTGCACATGGACACATTTTTGCGCCTCAGAAAAGTGAGAAGCGATATGGTTCCAAAgttttaataaacaattttcataCATCTTTACACAAATGTTTAATGTTCTTGTAGACTCTTGCTTTTATAGCTTCCTTTTgtcattaatttaatttaatgagaAAGGGACATCATGATGGGCTCATTTAGCAACTCTAAATTGATAGAACTGCTCCAgttaaatttttacttttttgagtTTGTCCCTAAATGATCAATAGTTGAGACTGTGACAACTAAAATATGATCAGTCAGGGCATGTGCTACTGAGCACAGTTTATGCTTCTTGTTTTGAAACAGCATATACTTAATGTCTGTTCCCCTTTCTGAGCTTTTCTTGTCTATTGATCATATCTTTCTTTATCAGGAACTCGGAATACACTTACATCTCCCTTTGAGGGTGATAAACAGCAACTTCAACAACTTTATAATGCATGCATAGGAATTCCTCAGGTAAATCATCATAAACTGTTCACAGATTGTAGTTCCACTCACTAGTACATGCATGTTGCCTGTATTTTCACATGTCGCACATGATAGTTACATAGGCTTTTGAACTCTGTTGGTATGGATGACTGCTTACAGAAATTGAAACCATGTGCCTCAGTCTTCACTCTCGATAAAATGTATTCATATTTTCATCAGCAACATGGTGCCTTATGAAGGATAATTTGTCCTGTATACTACCAGGAATATGGTTATTtgttttaaggatttttttttttaccaagaCAAGCAATGATTGCATGATCATGTGGatttttaattaacaaataGGAATACATGATGGAGTATGTTTAAACATCCTCTTCTAAAACATATTAATGACAGATTAATTTGAATGCAAATTGCTCTCAGTTTTAATTATGAGACAGTCTACTTGCACGTTAATAGTAGCTAGTTTTAGGTGAGGATGTTGAATTGATCGTAGATCAGTCAATTGGGTGGGATGTAGGCTTGCCTAAGCTCATCCCAAATAAGTGTCTGCTCATCAAGCTCATCCCAGCCCAAATTCAGTTCTAAAGTTTACAGCTTCTGAGCTCAGCCCATTTTGTTTGGGCAAGCTTCTGGCTGAGTTTGGGCTGGCCTGTGATTAATACCACTAAAACTTAAGAGCACTAGCAATAGTGGTGTTAAatagctatttttagcaccactaaaaCTCAAAATGTACTCTGCAATAGTGGAGCTaaagcaatattttttttgctacatagctacagtgcacaacgtatttttttttttttttaattttgcattcacactacttttttttatcttttattctttatgcatttcattttcctttctccgtgtctctctcctcactgcctctccatctcttctttcttcctccacaaACCCATTGCCGATTTGCACGAGCCCAGCCGCCACAGACTCATCGCCGCCGAGCTAACCCATTTCAGcctctcttctctattttcgTTGATTTGGCTCGTGTTTCGGCTTTGTGTTTCGGGCTATACTTGTGTTTCGGGCCTTTCAGCTTTGTGTTTCGGGCTTTTTTCGGCTTTGTGTTTCGGGCTGTGCTTGGGTTgtgctgggtttttgttttgggcaTGGGTTTCGGTTTCGGTGTGctgattttttggatttttctttttgctcttcTTCACTAGTTTTGATGGGCACGGCGGGGTTGTGTTTGTGTAgtgatttttatgggtttgatggtggttgtggttgtgtgttggtggttgaatgaaatattattttattgtagtgtttatattattttattgtattaaaagctaaaataaaaccactgcTGTAGAATgtgagaaggtaaaataaataaaatgactttttgtagtgctaaaaagctaaaaatttggCCCTACTGCTATGGATACTCTAAGATAGATTTAATTCATGAAGTAATTTTAGCAAGGTATTTTGACCCCCAAGACATGGGTTTGTATTATGCGTCTTGACAAGCAAAAatcttttttgtgattaatttatttaaggACCATTTATTGCATGTGTCCTAGAAGTCTTCCATAGACTCCAGTGTTAGACTCCGTTGGTTGAAAAAGGACTTCGAAAAAAACTATAGTTCCATCTAACTTTCTTGTATTATTGATCACATTGTTGTAAACATGTCCAATTTGAAAGGGCCCAATGATGGGAAACCATGTTTCAGTAATACTGGCGCTCCTCAACGAGCATTGTGGAACACATAAATGGTTGCCTTTGAATAGATACCAtcatgaaataaaaaagaaaaaagaagataaagacgTTTAAGCACTCTTCCCATGCTTCGACAAAGTAAGGACCTTCACTTGCATGGTAGAAATCAAGGAATGCTGTTAGCTTAAAGCATTACAATCAATATCTAGCACCTTGTCAAAATTTGGCAAAGAGAGAGTGGGATCTTTAATCACCTTTTTCTTGATGATTTCAAAGTTCTTGTCAACTTTATTTGCCTACTTGAACTCCTTTCAAGTATTTGGTGGTAGAGGTAATGATGGTGCTGAATCCTTTGATGAACCACTG contains the following coding sequences:
- the LOC115959416 gene encoding putative E3 ubiquitin-protein ligase XBAT35 produces the protein MGQAMDKPRPTAELLYELASTGNIVAVKALREQGVSLEWADREGKTPLIVACMNHELFDVAKTLIELGANINAYSPGRHAGTPLHHAAKRGLAQSVKLLLSHGAKALVRDDDSQTPLDVARINGHTSIVREIEKSICYFSGWLREFYGPGFLEALMPLLLSREIWVVVIPWGSSNSTMPRKMELFIYPDLQTAQPCTVIALWKAKIEEPKFQQKDPELIIFDQPTRTRNTLTSPFEGDKQQLQQLYNACIGIPQTHCRFARAQPPQTHRRRANPFQPLFSIFVDLARVSALCFGLYLCFGPFSFVFRAFFGFVFRAVLGLCWVFVLGMGFGFGVLIFWIFLFALLH